In the genome of Balearica regulorum gibbericeps isolate bBalReg1 chromosome 14, bBalReg1.pri, whole genome shotgun sequence, the window CACTGATGGGCACCCCCGGCTCTTGTAGTGgctgagaaagcaaaggagCAGGCGTCCCAGCTGGGCGAAGCAGCATTCTCAGGCGCCGGCAACATCGCGGCGGCCACTGGGCTGGTGAAGAAGGAGGAATTCCCTGCGGATCTGAAGGTGAGACCCCCTGGCCACTGCCATGCCCACGGGGAGGCTGGCATATCCCCGGGCTTGGTCGGGAGCCCCtcggctgctccccagccccgcgggaGAGACCCCGAGGGTCCTCAGCCGCTCTGCCTAtgcccagggcaggcaggcatcGCTGCCCCGAGCGTGCCGGCTGCACGCATGGCCGCTGTGGACGTGTGTGTGCGCGGGCTCCTGCATGGCGGCCGGCAACGCAGGGCCAGCAGCACATCGCTCCAGCAGCTGCGAGGTGACCTGACAGCTGCCGGAgcggaggggtggggaggggcaGCGAGTTTGCATCTCACCGCCCTCATGAGCCGTTGGCTTCCAGCTTAGCCCAAAATAGCATCAGCTGAAGAAATGAGGCCACCACCGCTGCCACACAGGGAGGATCGGCAgcccccctttccctcctgccagctgctctgcGAGCCCCGGGGAGGGGTTACCCAGCACCGCCCTCCCCTGCCAGGGATGTAGGATGCCCCCGCAGACCCGCTGCTGCATGGAGCCCACCAGGGCCCACATGGTGCCAGcatggagcagggctgggagcggTGCAGGGACATGCATACCCAGGCCCTGCTCCCATGGACTCCTGCCTGTCACCTCCCAGCTAGGTGGGCGGGTGTGTGCCCGGGGTGCCCTTGCCAGCCACCCCCCGCTGAGCTCCCCCCATGGAGCCCCCAGCATCCTGGGTGCATTGCTGGTTTGTGCCAGGTTCCCCTGGTCTGGCAGGGGCAGGAAGGGTGGGTGCAGTGTGGGGGCTGTGTGCATGGGACTGACCCCCCGGTTCAACCCCAGCCAGAGGAGGTGGCCCAGGAGGCTGTTGAGGAGCCGCTGGTCGAGCCGCTGCTGGAGCCAGAGGGGGAGAACTACGAGGACCCCCCGCAGGTGAGGGGACGGGGTGGCAGGGGGGTGCAGGGCACTGCGGAGGGCTCAGGGCACTGTGGAGGGCACAGGGTGCCAGCGCTCAGCGGGCCGGTGGCCATCGCTGTCCACAGCGAAACCTGtcacctgcctgctcccaggTGCCCCGTGCACACAGCCCCACAGCCTCACGGGCAGGCTGGCATGGGCTGGGGGGCGGCAGGGGCTCTGTGCCCCACCTGACCTCTCTCGcctgctctttctttccccaccccACAGGATGAATACCAGGAATACGAGCCAGAGGCATAATGGACCCCCATCCTTGCCTcttccaccagcagcacaaCGAACCGCCGGTAgccccctgctcctccccagccgGCCCCCACTGGTGCCTGCGTGCCGGGGAGGAGCAGGGGTGCCCCTGCCCCGTTCGCTCACGAGTTCTTCCTCCAGTTCCGTTCCAAGGGACTGTGTTCGTGTCTCCATACCATGTCTAGCAGTGAGAAAAACCCGCCATGTCTAAGCCCCGGAGCCCAGGCGTGTGCCCAAGCCATGGGCGCTGCCCGCAGGGGCtggtgtgcgtgtgtgcgtgtgtccTTGAAGCCCGGGTTTATCGCTCTGTATCCCTCCCAGTGCCATAAACCCTGGCTGCGTCCCAGCGTGTCTGTGTCTGTACAAAGCATGTTTACCTGCTCGCGGGCTGCTGTACATTTTGCTTGCACGCGTGTCCC includes:
- the SNCB gene encoding beta-synuclein, yielding MEVFMKGLSKAKEGVVAAAEKTKQGVAEAAEKTKEGVLYVGSKTQGVVQGVTSVAEKAKEQASQLGEAAFSGAGNIAAATGLVKKEEFPADLKPEEVAQEAVEEPLVEPLLEPEGENYEDPPQDEYQEYEPEA